From one Montipora capricornis isolate CH-2021 chromosome 10, ASM3666992v2, whole genome shotgun sequence genomic stretch:
- the LOC138020016 gene encoding coactosin-like protein — protein MAATADKEAMTKAYLDVRDDKVESNWTVFKYEDKNIVHAASGTDYEEFRSQFGEGERAYGYVRVETGDELSKRAKFAFITWIGESVPALQKAKVSTDKATVKQVIQNFAVEILTSDLEELTYDHVKAVLVKAGGANYGTGKSNH, from the exons GCGATGACGAAAGCGTATCTTGATGTTAGAGACGACAAAGTGGAGTCGAACTG GACTGTTTTCAAGTACGAGGACAAGAACATTGTTCACGCTGCATCAGGAACTGATTATGAAGAATTCCGATCACAGTTTGGGG AAGGCGAGCGGGCTTACGGTTACGTAAGGGTTGAAACTGGAGACGAGCTTAGCAAACGGGCCAAGTTTGCCTTCATTACATGGATAGGGGAAAGCGTGCCTGCGCTACAAAAAGCGAAAGTCAGTACAGATAAAGCCACCGTTAAACAAGTTATCCAG AATTTTGCAGTGGAAATCCTGACGAGCGATCTTGAAGAACTCACCTATGACCACGTTAAAGCAGTTTTAGTAAAAGCTGGAGGAGCAAATTATGGCACCGGGAAATCTAACCATTAA
- the LOC138020015 gene encoding uncharacterized protein, whose product MAAKSLSITFQATNNGSQLHDLNSTTAFASQVITASFSMLCYVLALVFIVLGVCFKSVSKLFSSPAIYIFFLVGGIITTVNALNTWHGNLDVMCYHRIISVFLVGVVLVLLGAVLFFEKPGSDTDQHTLGQHQPSMGLLLTIITLPLCATELLILIQDNESGKKIKGISRRLLVVNESVFTVQKVIQVTVYVWLRDFKVREAFKENASFYFKVLAFYNFVDWVDSQVNLESGVDMEGTKEFYGQWFGFLFKLYEALLIDYRLLCSLLFLEHSFQVQHETENVDRLDEEESEIERSFMSVDRLNRNIGFIVGFFCLLVPFICVLFYVHKLHLTVYTRVVATFLGSLTILASGVVLLLRNSFDYDKRDKESMGVKIMVCFFGATGFSSLMIKAALAEYWAFRWAGAELIMRGLTTLFLMYLFLKLNPRALPRRNPEVRVNHFLVPVLMFGIIADFAACLVDQQIGPLDPYFRKKITRAQRSSVLYLHDVGSTMHLGFLIHVGLTFLIMQTRFGRRTLTPSRERLTLSL is encoded by the exons ATGGCTGCGAAATCTTTGAGCATCACGTTTCAGGCGACCAACAATGGGAGCCAGTTGCACGACTTGAACTCGACTACGGCGTTCGCTTCTCAAGTCATTACTGCGTCGTTCTCGATGTTGTGTTATGTTCTTGCTTTGGTGTTTATTGTTCTTGGTGTTTGCTTCAAGTcggtttcgaagctcttctccTCGCCTGCCATCTACATTTTCTTTCTAGTAGGTGGAATTATCACCACAGTGAATGCATTAAACACATGGCACGGGAATCTTGATGTAATGTGCTATCATCGGATAATCTCCGTGTTTCTTGTTGGAGTGGTTCTTGTCTTGCTAGGGGCAGTGTTGTTCTTTGAGAAACCTGGCAGCGACACGGATCAACACACTCTTGGCCAACATCAACCGTCTATGGGGCTCCTTCTCACAATCATCACACTACCGCTCTGTGCGACCGAGTTGTTGATTCTGATCCAGGATAATGAGTCGGGAAAGAAAATCAAGGGAATTTCGAGGCGTTTACTTGTAGTGAACGAATCGGTTTTCACAGTTCAAAAGGTTATTCAAGTCACAGTTTACGTTTGGCTGAGGGACTTCAAAGTCCGCGAAGCTTTCAAAGAAAACGCAAGCTTTTATTTCAAGGTGCTGGCGTTTTACAACTTCGTTGATTGGGTGGATTCGCAGGTAAACCTGGAATCAGGCGTTGATATGGAAGGAACAAAGGAATTTTATGGCCAATGGTTTGGTTTCTTGTTCAAGCTTTACGAAGCATTATTGATAGACTATCGTCTATTGTGCTCACTTTTGTTTCTGGAGCATTCATTTCAGGTTCAACACGAAACGGAAAATGTAGACAGGCTCGACGAAGAAGAAAGCGAAATCGAAAGATCCTTCATGTCAGTAGACCGGCTGAACAGGAACATTGGCTTTATCGTTGGCTTTTTTTGCTTGCTCGTCCCCTTCATTTGCGTGCTTTTCTATGTTCACAAGCTCCACCTTACAGTTTACACACGCGTAGTAGCTACCTTTCTTGGCTCGCTTACCATACTTGCCAGTGGAGTGGTACTGTTACTCAGGAACAGCTTTGATTATGACAAACGAGATAAGGAATCAATGGGTGTTAAGATAATG GTGTGTTTCTTTGGCGCCACCGGTTTCTCAAGCTTGATGATCAAAGCAGCTCTTGCCGAATACTGGGCTTTTCGCTGGGCAGGGGCAGAATTGATTATGCGAGGGCTCACCACACTTTTCCTGATGTATTTGTTCCTGAAATTGAATCCGCGAGCCTTACCTCGCAGAAACCCGGAAGTGAGGGTTAACCACTTCCTCGTGCCAGTACTGATGTTTGGGATCATAGCAGATTTTGCCGCCTGTTTGGTGGATCAGCAAATCGGTCCTCTTGATCCTTATTTCAG AAAGAAGATCACACGCGCCCAACGGTCAAGTGTTCTCTATCTGCACGATGTTGGCTCGACTATGCATCTTGGATTCCTGATTCATGTGGGTTTGACCTTCCTTATTATGCAGACTCGTTTTGGCCGCCGCACTCTGACGCCTTCCCGGGAGAGACTTACACTGTCACTTTAA